The DNA window AATAAGTTGAATCCTAGGTCAATCACCGACACGGTGATGAACTTATTATAAACCCTCAGCATTGAAGCTCTAATTTGATATAACGGAATGATTACCATGGTTGGTAATAGTATTCTCGTTAGTTTAATCGTTAACTCTAATTTAACTGGATCTTCAAATCCAGGTGCAATCACTCTAATAATTGGTTTTGTGAATAAAAATGAGAGAATAAATATCACAAATGAGGTTAATAATAAGATATTCGATATATTACTAGATAGTTTGGATTCCTCATTCTTATCCTCATACAACTTCTTAATCTTCGTAAACTCAATCATAAATAAGTTTTGAATCGCAACACCAACAGAGGTAAATAGTAAAGCAGGAATGATTAAAGCTGCATAAAAGGCGTCTGTGGTTAGGCCAACACCAAAGGAAGCGGCTATGCCTACTTCTCTTAATAATCCTAATAGTTTTGAAACAATGGTAATGATGGTTAGAAAACTAACCGTAGTTACCACGCCTTTTACAAGTCTTTTTTCCACAATATACCCCTATTTAATAATCTTCTTTAGTATTTTATATCTGTGGTAATGATAATCATACCGAATGATTTTGTCGTTACCACCAAATCCCTTTTTAAACTTATATACTGAGTAAGCAGGATTGTCCTCACTTACGGGTAGATTAGGAATACCACCTAAGTCGTAGGTATTAAACCCTTTTGATTTTAGTTCTTTAATAATCTCAAAGTGTAAGTACTGTCCAATTGGTGGTAACTTGTCACCATGTTTTGTAGAACCATATAAATATCTTGCATTCTTTCCAACTGTGGAAATGAATGCCATGTTGTATACCACACCTTGAAAACTTGCCACAGCAAAGAACCCAAGATGATGCTTAACTAACATTTCTAGATTGCTTTTTAAGAACTCAAGATTTAAAGCATCAACAGACTTTTCTTTCATCCGTTCATCATAGAGTTTAATAAAATCTAGTATGTACTTATTAGAATAATCCATTGTAACAACCACTTGTTCTTTTTCTGCTTTTCTAACACAGTTACGATTGGTTTTTGATAATCTTTCAAATAGCGTTTCGATATCCTCATTAAGGTCGATCAGA is part of the Paracholeplasma morum genome and encodes:
- a CDS encoding lipid II:glycine glycyltransferase FemX; the protein is MVIKKIEVGCYTDYDYLLQQSNHSVVFQTVPYLESLKVLGYDYMILGVYNDNHLVACFPVQYKKFPLINKRFYVIPYCGVSSDRIDPEILKAVFDYLKKDGWIIKFSHNEEVSLKGLIANDYHTTFLIDLNEDIETLFERLSKTNRNCVRKAEKEQVVVTMDYSNKYILDFIKLYDERMKEKSVDALNLEFLKSNLEMLVKHHLGFFAVASFQGVVYNMAFISTVGKNARYLYGSTKHGDKLPPIGQYLHFEIIKELKSKGFNTYDLGGIPNLPVSEDNPAYSVYKFKKGFGGNDKIIRYDYHYHRYKILKKIIK